From the Vibrio metoecus genome, one window contains:
- the gloB gene encoding hydroxyacylglutathione hydrolase: MLQIKSIPAFNDNYIWLIQNSDRDCAVVDPGSAEPVLAYLKQHDLNLKAILITHHHHDHIGGVAELIHQFPNTHVVGPAQEPIPTLTHPVEDGDQIELFDERFMVLGLPGHTLGHIGYVGDGKLFCGDVLFSAGCGRVFEGTMEQMFASLNKLLSLPEETQVYSAHEYTASNLSFALAVEPENEQLHIYRDEVSRLRAQNHPTLPTTLGREKWINPFLRTQEPSVIRSVANRVSTLDPLTIFTALREWKNEF; the protein is encoded by the coding sequence ATGTTACAGATCAAAAGCATACCCGCATTTAACGACAATTACATCTGGCTGATCCAAAATAGCGATCGCGATTGTGCTGTTGTCGATCCGGGCAGCGCTGAACCTGTTCTCGCCTATCTCAAACAACATGATTTGAACTTGAAGGCCATCTTAATTACCCATCATCATCATGATCATATTGGTGGCGTAGCCGAATTGATCCATCAATTTCCGAACACCCATGTTGTCGGGCCAGCACAAGAACCCATCCCCACCTTGACTCATCCGGTAGAAGATGGAGACCAAATCGAACTGTTTGATGAGCGCTTTATGGTACTCGGTCTACCGGGACACACCTTAGGGCATATCGGTTACGTTGGTGACGGCAAGCTATTTTGTGGAGATGTACTTTTTTCCGCAGGTTGTGGCCGAGTGTTTGAAGGAACAATGGAACAAATGTTTGCCTCACTTAACAAACTCCTTTCCTTGCCCGAAGAAACCCAAGTTTACAGTGCGCACGAATACACCGCTTCCAACCTTTCTTTTGCACTCGCTGTTGAGCCAGAAAACGAACAATTGCATATTTATCGCGATGAAGTGAGCCGTTTACGCGCGCAAAATCACCCCACATTACCCACAACACTGGGGCGTGAAAAATGGATAAATCCGTTCTTACGGACACAAGAACCGAGTGTCATTCGCTCTGTTGCTAACCGAGTGTCAACTCTGGATCCGCTCACAATATTTACTGCATTACGTGAATGGAAGAATGAATTTTGA